The window GAAAAGGAGAAGTTTACAAATGATGGGGAAAACTCACAATATAATCAACTTGAGGGGTCTGTGAGCAACGGGTCATTATTCTTCCACCAACAGACAGGTTCTCTCCAATCCAAAATGTGTAATGTTGATAATAATGGAAGAGACTTAATTCAGCCATCACTGTTTGATATATACCGTGATAGGGTTAATATagaacaacttttcatgtgtaATAACACGAGTCAGGCCTTAAGTAGGAGCTCCAACCCCAATAGTTTCCAGAGTATTTATGATGGAGCAAGAAACTGTTCATGCACTGACAGTGGATATAATATTGGACAAGACTCTGATCTTAGGAAACACCAGGCACCTCAATCTTCAGATAATGATTCTAAAAGTAATACAGGTAGGAATATCTTTTATCGAGCATCAGGTCTTTCACTAAATAAGAGTACACATATTGGAGAGAAAACTTACAATTGTAGTGAATATGATGTTTCTAATCAGTCTTCAGAACTTACTGCACAGCAGAGTATTCAAAATCCACAGAAAAACTGCAAGAGTAAGAAATGTGATAAAGTCTTTACTAATGCACTCAATCTACGTAAACATAGGGAAATTCATACAAGATGGAATACtttcaaatgtacagaatgtgacAAAGCATTTAATCAGAGTTCAAAACTTAGtcaacatcagcgaatccatGTTGTccagaagccttataaatgtaagggtTGTGGCAAAGGCTTTACCCGGCACTCAGGTCTTACTtgccatcagagaattcacactggagagaaaccttataaatggcACAAATGTGCTAAAGCTTTCAGTCAATACGCAACTCTTATTAAACACCAGCAAATTCATAGTGatgagaagccttataaatgtaaggattgtggcaaaggctttatTCAACGAGGAGGTCTTACTTGCCATCAGAGAACTCACACTATAGTGGAGAGAAAACTTACAATTGTAGTGAATATGGTAAAGTTTCTAATCAGTCTTCAAATCTGATTAAGCGGCAGAGAATTCAGAATCCACAGAAACATTACAAGTGTAATAAATGTGGGAAAGTCTTCAGTAACTCATCTAATATAAGTAAACACAGGAAGACACGTTCAGGAAGGAAACCTTTCAAGTGTACACGATGTGCCAAAGCCTTTCATCAGAGTTCAAGTCTTAGTCAACATCGGCAAATCCATACTGGCaggaaaccttataaatgtagcAAATGTGGCAAAGTGTTTATCTATTTCTCAAATCTTAGTCACCATCAGCAAATTCACACTGGGGAGAAACCTTATCAATGTGCAaagtgtggcaaagcctttagtcAGAACTCAAATCTTACTCgacaccagcgaattcatactggagagaaaccttataaatgtaaggattgtggcaaagcctttagccGGCGCTATGGTCTTACTcaacaccagcgaattcatactggagagagaccttataaatgtaaagaatgtgggaaagccttcaatacAAACTCATACCTTACTcaacaccagcgaattcatactggagtgaaaccttataaatgtaaggattgtggcaaagcctttagccAGCGCTTTGGCTTTACTCAACATCAGttaattcatactggagagaaaccttttaaatgtaaagaatgtggaaaagcctttagtCAATCCTCAACTCTTACtaaacaccagcgaattcatactgaagagaaaccttataaatgtaaagaatgtggaaaagcattTAATAGAAACACAACTCTTACCaaacaccagcgaattcatactggagagaagccttataaatgcaatgattgtggcaaagcctttagccAGAGTTATGGTTTTACTCAACATCAGttaattcatactggagagaaaccttttaaatgtaaagaatgtggaaaagcctttagtCTATCCTCAACTCTTACtaaacaccagcgaattcatactggagagaaaccttataaatgtaaggattgtggcaaagcctttagccGGTGCTATGGTCTTACTcaacaccagcgaattcatactggagagagaccttataaatgtaaagaatgtgggaaagccttcaatacAAACTCATACCTTACTcaacaccagcgaattcatactggagtgaaaccttataaatgtaaggattgtggcaaagcctttagccAGCGCTATGACTTTACTCAACATCAGTTAATTCATacggagagaaaccttataaatgtaaagaatgtggaaaagcctttagtCAATCCTCAACTCTTACTAcaacaccagcgaattcatactggagagaaaccttataaatgtaaagaatgtggaaaagcctttagtCAATCCTCAACTCTTACtaaacaccagcgaattcatactggagagaaacctgataaatgtaaagaatgtggaaaagcctttaggCATAGCAGTCATCTCACTAGGCATCTCAGTGCACATACTGGAGAAAAATCCTCATAATGAAATAAGTGGTGGAAGAAGTTTGTCCTAAACATACACGTCAGAAAACACGAGACCATTTATGTAAGAAAGATATGGAGTGAtgtataaatgtaaaagaaaaaaaagtgtagaaAATGATTTAATGAAAATCGAAATCTAAATAAATACCAGAAAATCCATACTAGAAAACTTTACATCAATCCTGTTTTCCGCAGTTCCTCTTAAAGAGAAGTACTATAGATAGTAATCAACAGTTAAAGCAGATAGAAAATTGATATGTTAGTGTGGATCACAAGATGAAAGGTTGATGTTTATAAAGGTACAATTATTAGCAATGTATCCTTGTTTATACTGACATGATTTgtgattatttgaaaatgaatgtaATTCAACTCTCTACTTACTCCAAGGTATGATTCATTTCTAGTGTGCATGCAAACTTATGTTGTTGATAGTTGGTACCTCAAAGATGAGAGAAGCCCTTCTATCTAGGGAGAAATCATTTATATGTATTCTCCATTAGAAGATTAAGGACACAGTAATGTAACATGTACAGTAAACATCTAAATGGTGGTGTTTGTCATTCATGTCACACATCCCTGTAGGTCACCATGATGTAAGTGTTCAGGGAATAATTCCACATACTAAAGACGTAAGTTATTAAGTTATGCTTTTAAAGGTTAATATAATGACAGTTCACTGAAATCTTGATGTGTTTTATAATATCAGCAGAAATTATGAATGTTTAACATATTTCAAATAACCTCTGATACCCTAAAATGTATGGGAAACCCTTCCCAGAAAATTCCTGTAATTATTGTAAGTCTTCTTTCTTAAATGATTAGTCTCCATTTTATAACCATAGAAATCACAGTTGTCAGATCATTATATCAGAGGAATGAATATTGTTTATGCTTGCAATCTGTCTTTTAATCAAAGTTACACAATGGAGTATAAAAGGCTTTATTCTGACTGTGTGTGATGTTCATACATGTTAATCAATAAAACTGAATGGCTTCTTGTGGTAAAGTTggtgtgaatgaatgaagtgttAACCTACCTCCACCATTAACCTCTCCCATCTTATTTAAGGTTGCAGGGAAGAGCACATAACAGTGAAATCTTTGGTAGCACAGTGGGATGGCATCTGTAACAGTTAGTTTCCATACTGCCCTTAAGCCTCAAATCATTTGATCATGTATTTCCCATCATTTCTCCTTTGTACTTTCCCCTCTCTCTGAAACTGCAGGGACATTGTGACGGTTCTAATAAGAAGGATCATACACAGTACTGTTGAGAGCTCCCCTGAACTGCTCCATGCTGTTGCTGCCTCAGCAtctgtctggggagcaggcagcctgcaggtcctTGAACTCACACCAGCCAGTGCTGTGAGCACTTGCACCAGAAGACCCCCTTCCTTAAGACCAGCAGGCTTGTTGAACCCCAGGGCTACTTCACAAGCTCCCCTTCAATGCCACCCTCACAGAGCCACCAAAATCCTAGTCCTTTTGGTCTGAATGGACCTATCCACACTCAGCCTGGGGAGCCCACAGCACTTCACCCAGGGCCTCTTATAAAAACCTGAGCCCCAATTACTGCCTCTTTCTCTGCTCACTTCTATCCTTGACCTCACTCAGAGCTTGCTGTGAATTCTCTCAGGACCGAAAGTCATGAACTCACCTGCTTCAGTTGTCCTTTGTTCTCAGCATCTTTGTTCTCATCCTTTGTACTCAGCATCTGTCTGGGGAGCAGGAAGCCTGCAGGTCCTTGAACTCACACCAGCCAGTCCTGGGAGCACCTGCCCTAGATCACCCCCTTCCTTGAGACCAGCAGTCTTGCTGAACCCCAGGGTGTACTTCACAGGCCCCCCTTCAGTGACACCCTCAGAGCTCACCAGAATCCTGCTCCTCTGGTTTGAATGGACCCATCCACACTCAGCCTGAGGAGCCCACAGCGCTTCACCCAGGGTCACTTAGAAAGGCCTGAACCCTAAGTACTGGAACTTTCTCTGCCTGATTCTAGCCTTGACCTCCCTCAGAAGTTCCCATTCTAAATCCTCCCCTACAGAGAGGCCTCAGGTGTGCTGAGTGTGAGGGCTTGAGCTCTGGGTGTCTGAATGTGGGCTTGGGGAAGACACATCAGAACACATGGGAAGCCTGGTAAAGACTCATTTCTGCGCCTCAGACCTGCTGATTCATAGCTTCTTAGAGTGGGGCCCTGGCCTTGAGTGATTTGTGTTCACTGAAATGATTCAGAAAGAATCCTTAGCCAAGTGGTTTCCATCTGTTTCCCATCAGGGTCACGTGACCAGTGTCAGTAAGCGACCTCCCCACAGAGTTCTCTTGGTCCTGTGGGGGCATCAGTGTGGTGTGTAAGAAGTGCTCCAGGGGATTCTGAGGGAGATCCCGGCTTAAGAACGTGGCTCCTGGTCCATTTGTGAGAGCTGAGGCCCGGCTTCAGTCCGAGGAGAGGCAGCAGCATTGGTCTAGCTGGATTTGGACCGGGGAAGTCAGTCAGCTCACATGGTCTGTGTGAGCAGAGGGTTAGGAGCTCTCTGTGGGGAGTGAACAATCAACAAGTAAATTCACAGGCTGGTCTCCAGGTAGGAAGTGATTGTTCCTGAATATTTCCTGAGACAGAACAGGAGAGGTGGGTCTTTTCAGCTTTTCAAGGTCCTTCTGTCTAGGTGAGGTGGTTGCAGGTTAAAGAGCTGTCCGGATGCCTTTGAACGTATCTCAAGACACAGGTGTGAATTTGCAGCATAACATCCCCAGAGaagacagagcaggaggaagaagaggaaatggcagcttctcGGGTACATGTCCTGTCCCAGGtctggggctgtgtctgcttttcctcctgaaattCCTGGACTGAGAATCTGCAAACCTTTACTTCTCTGCTTCTAATATTTCTGCCCGGGGCATTTGTTAtcaacttattttttcctttttttcttatagtaGTGAAGACCGGCTCTTTAGACTACGTCTCCCTTAGTCCTAGAGTCTTCTGCATTGTCTGTATCCCGGCTTTCTATGGAGTATGACAGATTCTCAACACGAATTAATGACTCTCAACTGGTGAAAACATTTCCTTTGTGTGAGATCAACCCAGGGAGGCATAGGTTCTGAGAATCCTATTGGGATGTGCTTCAGTCTTGGGACCTTAGAGAAATAGGGGGAAATTAGTGATGAATTTACATGTAGGTGCAACTTCAGACATTTAGAAAAGGATTAAGAAAATGTCCTTATAAATAGAATTACCTCAGTGGTTCAGAATTCTACAGAAAGTTTTGgggaaaaatggagaagaaaaatgtgaGATACTCTTCTCTATATTGGcaggaaggactcatgctgaactGTACTTTTAATATACAGAACATTGGAAGTtatatatgaagtgaaatttgcacaaaactgatatttttttcaGGAGAGATTCAGATCACTGCTAACATTTATCCCATTACACCTCATGTTCCATTGGTTCAGGTGGTTCTCTGAGATTCCAGCACTAAGTGTTCatactttttctctttatctttaataaaattcttTGAACGATTTAGTGAGGCGTGTGAATAAGCTGCCACAGTTAATGAGAAATCCGTGTTTTCCTCtgtttgctttggaaaaatgAACACTCACCTGTGTTTAGTAGGGTTCTTGAGTTTTGTGAGTTTTCATTACTTAAGCTCAGGtctgattatttccatttttaatatactCAGCACtcatattcaaactactgcacaattgcactcatttcacaagctagcaaagaaatgctcaaaatccttcaagttaggcttcaacagtatgtgaacttccaggtgcacagcctgggtttagaaaaggcagaaaaggaaccacggatcaaactgccaacaccaactggatcataggaaaagctagagaatttcagaaaaacatctacttctacttcactgactacgctgaagcctttgactgtgtaggtcacaataaagtgtggaatattcttaaagagacggaagtatcagatcaccttacctgcccccttctaaacctgtatggaggtcaagaagcaacaattagaaccagacatggaacaatggactggttcaaaattgggaagggagtatatcaagactgtatattgtcaccttgtttatttaacttatatgcagagtacatcacgtgaaatgccgggttggatgaagtacaagctggcatcgcaattgcagggagaaatatcagtaaactcagatatgcaggtatcaccacccttatgatagaaagcaaagaggaattaaagagactcttgatgaaggtgaaagaggagagtgaaaaagctgacttaaaactcaacattcaaaaaatgaagatcatggcatccggttccatcacttcatggcaaatagatggggaaacaatggaaacagtgacagactgaatcctggcgtgctgcagtccatggagtcgcaaagagtcggaccgactgagcaagtgaacaacataTTCCCAAAATAGAATTCTTTTCACATCTTtgtattttctataatatttacaAGAATCTTATTACTAGTATATGTTCAACTCTGTTAAATCTAAAATAGCACTCAACACTAGTGATAGAGATTTTCTAAAGAATAAAACGTTCAGAAGCAAGAGCTCTAATTTATATCATACCGTCATGTGTTTTTGCCCTAGCACGTTTAAAAAAGACAATCAAccagaaataaattataagatTTAAACAGGGAAATCTATTCTTGATTTTATTGACATGAATAGGTTTTCTCTATCacttttaatatgtatatagttcctaagtagtgtatgtatgtgtgcatgaaaatgttaacattaaatgattcattttttctgtttctgatatttTTGCCAGTTACCTCATTTGGGTAAAACATCCATTAGAATTCTCTGTGTGCTGCCTTTGTTCTTTTGAGAGAAACTCAAGCTCAGATCCACTGAAGCAAATCCCAAGCTCTACCATTTCCTGAATATTTGACcaaatattcaaaacaattttggaTAGCATTATTATTgatctaaaattatttatatggcTCATTCAAGATTGAAAAGTAAAAAACTGTtagatatatagtatataaatagtCTAAAGGATTGTTTTTTCTAGGTTTAGAAATCTATTAAACCTGTAAAATCTGTAATCTATTAAACCTGTAAAATCTGTATAATGCTTTAAGTTCAATCTTAACTAAGATTTCTTACGTGGCTGTTTCACCTCTGTGCCATTCACAATGGCCATTTATGAACCAGATATGTAGTTAGAATTCAGCTTGTTTTGGCTCCTTCAACTCCATAGGAGCCAAAATCCTTGGTCTCCTATATTTTTACATTCTGATCAGTTTTATATCAAAATCATCTATGACTTTATCTAAAAGATATAACATGCTTGAATGAACATATATTTGGTAAGAAGGAGATAATTAGCAGGTATCCCAGATCTATGAAAATGctttgttcatatatttcagattacTTCTAGCAAAAAGTAATTGCTAGGTTTTTTGTCTACTTCCTTCAAGGGGTGTTTGAACCATGGTATAATTTAATCACAAAGGTTTAGTTGATATGTCAGTGAGTCTTTGcatattttacaacttttaatttttttctttacttataaaGTAAgattacttttgttttaaagaaagggTTACAGCCTTGATATCTTGTCTATATATATAAGCAATTTGTTAATACATGCTAAATTTCTCAACTGGGATAAAAatgcttattcattttaatttttcattagagCTTTTTAGGAatgattttttccattttctgtgtttATCTCCTGGCTTGGAACCCATGCCAGGGTCTAAAATAGTTGCTTTCTACGTGTGCACAGACACAATTAAAACATATAATTTAgaaggattcttttttaaaagaacatataaGTTGTATTCAGACTTTTGGGCAAAAAAATTTCTCTTGCTTAGCTGTTCCATATGAGTTTGAGCTGCATGAGCAGTTTGCATGTTTTGGAGATGAAGTCCATGTAGGTCTTtgtttgttacattttttttcccattctgagggttgactttttctttcctttagggTTTCCTAAAGGTCAATGAGATCCATTTTgttgacttttgttttatttttcatttctctaagtgGTAGATCCAAAAAgaacttgctgtgatttatatcaaagcaTTTATTTTCCTCAGGAGATTTAGAGTAATCATCCCatcatttagatatttaattgaTTTCAAGTTCCTTTTTTTGTATGGGGTTAGGGAGTTGtcataatttcattctcttttcctttgtttaaggAACGTGCGCCTCATACTCCTTGGTGGCTGTTCCCAATTTACATTACCAGCATCAGTGTAGGacggttccctcttctccacagccTCCCCAAACTTtactgtttatagactttttaacaaaggccattctgatcagtgagaagtgatacctcattgtaattttgatttgcatttttctaagatTTCAGGAGGTTGAAACTTTTtcgctatttttttttttttaagaaatgtaaaacTGACCTCTCAAGAGTAGCCTCTTGGTGGTCTGCCctgttttgattctttttccaGGGCCTACCTGAGGATATTTGTTGaggacagatttttttccttctttacccCTAGCCTGGAGTATTCAGTACTGACTGTGTTTTTCAGTAACCAAAAGTGGCCACAGGTTAGTAGCATTTTTTTCACGCTTcctgttttgtctgtttgttttggctaacttaatttttattttctattgaagtagggttgatttccattgttgtgtttgttttaggtttacaggaacttgattcagttatacatagaccTATATCTATTCCTTTTCAGGGTTTTTCCCATGTAGGATCTTTCACTTTGTtcagtagacttccctgtgctatttaGTAGGTCCTTTTGGATTATCTATCTGATAATaagtcatcagttcagtcgctcagccatgtccgactctttgcaatcccatgaatcgcaccacaccaggcctgcctgtccatcactaactcccagagtccacccaaactcgtgtccatcgagtcggtgatgccatccagccatctcatcctctctcgtcccctcacctcctgcccccaatccctcccagcgtcagggtcttttccaattagtcagctcttcacatgaggtggccaaagttttggagtttcaacttcagcatcagtccttccagtgaacacccaggactgatctcctttaggatggactggttggatctccttgcagtccaagggactctcacccgtcttctccaacaccacagttcaaaagcattaattctttggtgctcagctttcttcacagtccaactgtcaca of the Cervus canadensis isolate Bull #8, Minnesota chromosome 18, ASM1932006v1, whole genome shotgun sequence genome contains:
- the LOC122420483 gene encoding LOW QUALITY PROTEIN: zinc finger protein 883-like (The sequence of the model RefSeq protein was modified relative to this genomic sequence to represent the inferred CDS: inserted 1 base in 1 codon; deleted 2 bases in 2 codons), with the translated sequence MFSCRENEALLLSKLGSPSDGIRWMWTPLLSSDPPKLTECDKAFNQSSKLSQHQRIHVVQKPYKCKGCGKGFTRHSGLTCHQRIHTGEKPYKWHKCAKAFSQYATLIKHQQIHSDEKPYKFSNQSSNLIKRQRIQNPQKHYKCNKCGKVFSNSSNISKHRKTRSGRKPFKCTRCAKAFHQSSSLSQHRQIHTGRKPYKCSKCGKVFIYFSNLSHHQQIHTGEKPYQCAKCGKAFSQNSNLTRHQRIHTGEKPYKCKDCGKAFSRRYGLTQHQRIHTGERPYKCKECGKAFNTNSYLTQHQRIHTGVKPYKCKDCGKAFSQRFGFTQHQLIHTGEKPFKCKECGKAFSQSSTLTKHQRIHTEEKPYKCKECGKAFNRNTTLTKHQRIHTGEKPYKCNDCGKAFSQSYGFTQHQLIHTGEKPFKCKECGKAFSLSSTLTKHQRIHTGEKPYKCKDCGKAFSRCYGLTQHQRIHTGERPYKCKECGKAFNTNSYLTQHQRIHTGVKPYKCKDCGKAFSQRYDFTQHQLIHTXEKPYKCKECGKAFSQSSTLTQHQRIHTGEKPYKCKECGKAFSQSSTLTKHQRIHTGEKPDKCKECGKAFRHSSHLTRHLSAHLEKNPHNEISGGRSLS